In Anoplopoma fimbria isolate UVic2021 breed Golden Eagle Sablefish chromosome 12, Afim_UVic_2022, whole genome shotgun sequence, one DNA window encodes the following:
- the dazap2 gene encoding DAZ-associated protein 2, producing MNNKGSYPQQAVYPQQSSAPVYPPAMQMSPQAPPYTDTPPAYSEIYQPRYMLPHQVPSQVAQMSSHYPGAQMFMPMQHAHMQVGQMGQNVPMAYYPMGAMYPPGSTVMVDGGFDAGARFTASSGVSIPPPPPGHPPNAAQLAAMQGANVVMAQRKNNFFLGGSSGGYTIW from the exons ATGAACAACAAAG GTTCATATCCTCAGCAGGCTGTGTACCCTCAGCAGAGCTCTGCCCCTGTATACCCTCCTGCTATGCAAATGTCTCCTCAGGCACCTCCTTACACAGACACACCACCTGCATATTCTGAG ATATACCAGCCCAGATATATGCTTCCACATCAGGTGCCCAGTCAGGTGGCGCAGATGTCCTCTCACTACCCTGGTGCTCAGATGTTCATGCCCATGCAGCATGCACATATGCAGGTTGGGCAAATGGGCCAGAATGTCCCCATGGCTTACTATCCCATGGGAGCCATGTACCCCCCTGGTTCAACAGTGATGGTAGATGGCGGCTTTGATGCTGGTGCTCGCTTCACAGCAAGCAGTGGTGTTTCCATCCCA CCTCCACCTCCTGGACATCCCCCCAACGCAGCTCAGCTGGCTGCCATGCAGGGGGCCAACGTTGTAATGGCACAGCGCAAGAATAACTTCTTCCTGGGTGGATCCAGTGGAGGTTATACCATCTGGTAA